From a single Lolium rigidum isolate FL_2022 chromosome 7, APGP_CSIRO_Lrig_0.1, whole genome shotgun sequence genomic region:
- the LOC124674556 gene encoding mitochondrial proton/calcium exchanger protein-like — translation MASRAIIRRRKYFLEHTNAPLLLHSSNSIFGRGTFGFDVQLSTVCHLSEQNSGNSDREKGLSTLRKRDHLGLSNGFLWRPTLGASLASYESKARNLGFPLGARYFLQPVRTASKTAGQPKTGVLNEQSEDQKQPKKEASPEECDQAVEGLSTAKAKAKAKQVQEVQKTDQSIIQKFWARLLGIGPALRVVAAMSRADWAAKLKHWKEELVSTLQHYWLGTKLLWADVRISSRLLVKLAGGKNLTRRERQQLTRTTADMFRLVPFAVFIIIPFMELLLPVFLKLFPNMLPSTFQDKMKEEEALKRKLKARMEYAKFLQETAKEMARELQTSRSGEMKQTAEDLDEFLNKVRKGGHVSNEEILSFAKLFNDELTMDNMNRSRLVNMCKYMGIKPFGTDHYLRFMLRKKLQDIKNDDTMIQAEGVESLSDEELRHACRERGHLDLLSIEEMRHQLKDWLDLSLNRSVPSSLLILSRAFTVSGKMKPEEAVVATLSSLPDEVVDTVGTVLPSEDSVSERKRKLEFLEMQEELIKEEEKKQDKEEKAKLDEPQATEEDLALKEMTEPTAREEEELNKSKEHEKKDHLCDISQALAVLASASSVTKEREEFLSLVNKEIELYNTMLEKEGTEDEEEARRAYRVAREESDHAAEVVAGEKVSSALIEKVDAMLQKLEKEIDDVDARIGNRWQLLDRDRDGKVTPEEVAAAADYLKDTMGKEEGVQELISNLSKDREGNILVEDIKKLASQTEDSNEQKETTQR, via the exons ATGGCCTCGAGGGCAATCATTAGGAGACGGAAATATTTTCTGGAGCATACTAATGCACCTCTTTTATTGCATTCATCTAATTCCATTTTTGGGCGAGGAACATTTGGATTTGATGTTCAGCTCAGTACTGTATGCCATTTGTCGGAGCAGAACTCAGGAAATTCTGACCGTGAGAAGGGGCTATCTACCTTACGGAAGAGAGACCATTTGGGCCTTAGTAATGGATTCCTTTGGCGCCCAACTCTTGGTGCTTCTCTTGCCTCATATGAATCTAAAGCACGGAATTTGGGATTCCCTTTGGGAGCCAGGTATTTCCTGCAGCCAGTCCGCACAGCATCAAAAACAGCTGGGCAACCTAAAACTGGTGTTCTGAATGAGCAGAGTGAGGACCAGAAGCAGCCAAAAAAGGAGGCATCTCCAGAAGAGTGTGATCAGGCAGTGGAAGGCTTAAGCACTGCAAAAGCAAAGGCGAAAGCTAAGCAGGTGCAGGAAGTTCAAAAGACTGACCAATCAATCATACAGAAATTCTGGGCAAGGCTTCTGGGTATTGGTCCTGCTCTGCGTGTTGTTGCTGCGATGAGCAG AGCGGACTGGGCTGCGAAGCTGAAGCATTGGAAGGAAGAACTCGTTTCTACACTGCAGCATTATTGGTTGGGCACTAAGCTACTGTGGGCAGATGTTAGAATTTCATCAAGATTGTTGGTGAAACTTGCTGGTGGAAAGAACCTTACAAGGAGAGAGAGGCAACAGCTTACACGCACAACAGCAGACATGTTCAGACTGGTACCTTTCGCCGTGTTTATCATCATTCCGTTCATGGAGCTCTTACTGCCAGTGTTCCTCAAGCTATTTCCAAACATGTTGCCATCCACTTTCCAGGATAAGATGAAAGAGGAG GAGGCATTAAAAAGGAAGCTTAAAGCAAGGATGGAGTATGCAAAGTTCTTacaagaaacagcaaaagaaatggCAAGAGAACTTCAAACATCACGTAGTGGGGAAATGAAACAGACAGCTGAAGACCTGGATGAGTTTTTGAACAAG GTCAGGAAAGGTGGACATGTCTCCAATGAAGAAATTTTGAGCTTTGCAAAGCTGTTTAATGATGAACTGACTATGGATAACATGAACAG ATCACGGTTAGTAAACATGTGTAAATATATGGGGATTAAGCCTTTTGGTACGGATCACTACTTGAGATTCATGCTTCGGAAGAAATTACAAGA CATTAAGAATGATGATACGATGATCCAGGCTGAGGGAGTGGAGTCTCTTTCTGATGAAGAGCTCCGACATGCTTGTCGCGAACGTGGCCACCTTGATTTATTATCAATAGAGGAGATGCGCCATCAG CTCAAAGACTGGTTGGATTTATCACTTAATCGTTCTGTGCCATCATCTCTTCTAATTTTATCAAG AGCTTTTACTGTGTCTGGAAAAATGAAGCCTGAGGAGGCTGTTGTAGCAACGTTATCTTCTTTGCCAGATGAAGTTGTGGATACAGTTGGAACAGTATTGCCTTCTGAAGATTCTGTCTCTGAAAGGAAGAGAAAATTGGAATTCCTTGAGATGCAGGAAGAACTTATCAAG GAGGAGGAGAAAAAGCAAGACAAAGAAGAAAAGGCAAAGCTAGACGAACCACAGGCTACCGAAGAAGATTTGGCTTTGAAGGAAATGACTGAGCCTACTGCTAGGGAAGAAGAGGAGCTAAACAAATCGAAAGAACATGAGaagaaggaccacctttgtgataTCAGTCAAGCATTGGCTGTGCTCGCATCTGCTTCT TCTGTTACCAAGGAGCGTGAAGAGTTTCTTAGTCTTGTTAATAAAGAG ATAGAACTATATAACACCATGCTGGAGAAGGAGGGcacagaggatgaagaagaggctaGGAGAGCATATAGGGTGGCCAGGGAGGAATCAGACCATGCTGCAGAGGTAGTTGCAGGAGAAAAGGTTTCTTCGGCATTAATAGAGAAG GTTGATGCTATGCTTCAGAAATTAGAAAAGGAGATTGATGATGTTGATGCTCGAATAGGCAACCGTTGGCAGCTGCTTGATAG GGACCGTGATGGCAAAGTAACTCCTGAAGAGGTAGCAGCAGCTGCAGACTATCTCAAAGACACCATGGGGAAGGAGGAAGGTGTCCAAGAACTTATCAGCAATCTTTCGAAAGATAGAG AAGGGAACATCCTTGTGGAAGACATTAAGAAGCTGGCATCGCAAACGGAGGACAGCAATGAACAGAAAGAGACGACGCAAAGATAG